The genomic stretch CTGACCTACGAAGCTTTTTATTTGAACTAAGAGGGTAAATACCCCACCGCTCTGCGGTGTGAGTATATTCTAGTAAAAAAGAATTTGATACCCCGTCCGCTTGCGGCGGGGTGATTCATTTCAACTACAATTTTTTGAAGGTTCTTTTCTGCACTGATGAGACGTTCTGCTCCCAAGTCAACAGATAAACGCTTTTTCCCTATTTGTAATGGAAATGGATCGTGGGTAATTGTCCAGCCATCTTTTTCTAGGGCTGTTTTGACGGTGTTGTGGTAAATATCTCTTGCTGGCACAAGTTAAAAGTGTGAAGTTGTACCTGTCAGTATATGAGATCGCCTTTTACTTACTGATAGGTTTATGAGTGGGGCGATCGCTTAAATATAAGAATCAAAATCCTTTAGCTTATTTGACCGATTATACAAAATTTTATATAATCTTGACAAAGTTGAATATAAAGTTATGACAATTAAGTTTTACGAGAGTCCTTTTCATGCGATCGAGGAGCCTGAAGTTGCGAGTAAGTCGGTTTTAAAGGCTGACTTGACGATCATGATTCGCGACATAATTGAGAATAGAGGTTGGACTCAGAAAGAGGCTGCTGAAAGGTTGGCAGTTACTCAGCCGCGTGTGTCGGACATTGTGAATGGAAAAATTGATAAGTTTACTTTGGATATGTTGTTTTCGATGCTCGATAAGCTGGGGTTTAGGACTGAGTTTACTTTTAGCAGTTTAGAAAGTGCTTCTATTAAAATCCAAACAAGGGATTTAGCTGAAGTCGCTTAGTTGTTTTTGTCTTTTCATTTTTTCGATATT from Pseudanabaena sp. Chao 1811 encodes the following:
- a CDS encoding helix-turn-helix domain-containing protein, with the translated sequence MTIKFYESPFHAIEEPEVASKSVLKADLTIMIRDIIENRGWTQKEAAERLAVTQPRVSDIVNGKIDKFTLDMLFSMLDKLGFRTEFTFSSLESASIKIQTRDLAEVA